A window of the Pseudoalteromonas sp. A25 genome harbors these coding sequences:
- a CDS encoding 3'-5' exonuclease, translated as MFAKRWWQRAYKQFKLKQCEFEALNYLVVDIELTGLDAKQSEIVSIAWLAIEAGRIDLSSAQYHIHKDVKALEQSPVYHGIDDGMLKEGESLEYIMRALSQALYNKVLVCHSALDWPFLKQASVMTGIAVEPQTMVDTMEIEKKRLQSRGQPIAGDGLTLASCRKRYHLPDYQTHHALTDALATAELLLAQVNAMNAGKRIKLADLM; from the coding sequence GTGTTCGCAAAACGCTGGTGGCAAAGAGCCTATAAGCAATTTAAGTTAAAGCAATGTGAATTTGAAGCTTTGAATTATCTCGTTGTAGACATAGAGCTAACCGGACTAGATGCCAAACAAAGTGAAATTGTATCGATAGCTTGGCTAGCGATAGAGGCGGGTCGAATTGATTTAAGTTCAGCACAGTACCATATCCACAAAGATGTAAAAGCATTAGAGCAAAGTCCGGTGTACCATGGTATCGACGACGGTATGCTAAAGGAAGGGGAGTCGCTGGAGTACATTATGCGTGCGCTATCACAGGCGCTCTATAATAAAGTGTTAGTGTGCCACAGCGCATTAGATTGGCCATTTCTCAAACAAGCAAGTGTAATGACAGGTATCGCGGTTGAACCGCAAACGATGGTTGATACTATGGAGATTGAAAAGAAACGTTTACAAAGCCGTGGACAACCTATAGCAGGTGATGGTTTAACTCTAGCATCGTGTAGAAAGCGTTATCATTTACCTGATTATCAAACGCATCATGCTTTGACGGATGCGTTAGCGACAGCGGAGCTTCTTCTGGCACAGGTTAACGCGATGAATGCAGGAAAACGCATTAAATTAGCTGACTTAATGTAA
- the fba gene encoding class II fructose-bisphosphate aldolase (catalyzes the reversible aldol condensation of dihydroxyacetonephosphate and glyceraldehyde 3-phosphate in the Calvin cycle, glycolysis, and/or gluconeogenesis): MALISMRQLLDHAAEHGYGVPAFNVNNQEQMRAIMEAADRTNSPVIVQGSAGARAYAGAPFIRHMILAAIEEWPHIPVVMHQDHGTSPAVCQRSIQLGFSSVMMDGSLLDDGKTPSSYEYNVDVTRRTVEMAHACGVSVEGELGVLGSLETGEAGEEDGIGAVGKLTHDQLLTDPEEAADFVSKTGVDALAIACGTSHGAYKFTRPPTGDILAINRIKEIHARIPNTHLVMHGSSSVPQDWLAVINEYGGEIPETYGVPVEQIVEGIKFGVRKVNIDTDLRLASTGAIRRHLAHNPANFDPRKFLAEATKAMTEICVDRYEAFGTAGQASKIKPISLDDMHLRYLSGELNPQIK; this comes from the coding sequence ATGGCTTTAATCAGTATGCGTCAACTTCTTGATCATGCAGCAGAGCATGGTTATGGGGTTCCAGCTTTTAACGTAAACAACCAAGAACAAATGCGCGCGATTATGGAAGCGGCTGACAGAACAAACAGCCCTGTAATTGTGCAAGGTTCTGCGGGTGCACGTGCTTATGCTGGTGCGCCGTTTATACGTCATATGATCTTAGCTGCAATTGAAGAGTGGCCGCATATTCCGGTTGTGATGCACCAAGATCATGGTACGTCTCCGGCGGTTTGTCAGCGCTCAATTCAATTAGGTTTCTCGTCAGTCATGATGGATGGCTCACTATTAGACGATGGTAAAACGCCTTCTAGTTATGAGTACAACGTTGATGTAACCCGTCGCACAGTAGAAATGGCTCACGCTTGTGGTGTGTCAGTTGAAGGTGAGTTAGGTGTACTTGGTTCTTTAGAAACAGGTGAAGCCGGTGAAGAAGATGGTATTGGTGCGGTGGGTAAACTAACTCACGATCAACTATTGACAGACCCTGAAGAAGCTGCAGATTTTGTAAGCAAAACAGGTGTAGATGCACTGGCGATAGCATGTGGTACCTCACATGGTGCGTATAAGTTCACACGTCCACCGACGGGGGATATTTTAGCGATTAATCGCATCAAAGAGATCCATGCGCGTATTCCAAATACGCACCTTGTAATGCACGGCTCTTCATCTGTGCCACAAGACTGGCTTGCAGTAATTAATGAATACGGTGGTGAGATCCCAGAAACTTACGGTGTGCCTGTTGAACAGATTGTTGAAGGTATCAAATTCGGTGTACGTAAAGTAAATATTGATACTGATTTACGTTTAGCATCAACCGGTGCTATCCGTCGTCACCTTGCGCACAATCCTGCCAACTTTGACCCACGTAAATTCTTAGCTGAGGCTACCAAGGCAATGACAGAGATCTGTGTTGATCGTTATGAGGCATTTGGCACAGCAGGACAAGCAAGTAAGATCAAACCAATCTCATTGGATGATATGCATTTGCGTTATTTATCTGGTGAGTTAAACCCTCAGATCAAATAA
- a CDS encoding DUF294 nucleotidyltransferase-like domain-containing protein: MTPEIAEVKQFVIKQMPFSQLPEAASHFFATHLEVIYLTQQNQHQWLRSSKLYLYLVRSGSYDLLSANGEVITRLGEGDYFGYPSLLTGEAIKNQLSVTSAGLVYALKQTDFDFLRHEYPLLEQYFVKAHANRLLSSHYKQTRDNWTEKKISDVMSKGAVALTPDARIVDAAKTMSQHGVSSIIVSEDEQLLGIVTDRDLRNRVLAQERDPGDMLSSIMTHSPKYVFEHKRVFSALHLMLKHNIHHLPVLNEHHVPLGMLTSTDLLKQQKSDPVQLIGNIYKAQGVAQLKHLAGEIPQLLKSFANNVEDTSLIGKLLSGLSDALTARLIAIYQQQHGQAPCIFSWICFGSQAREEQTLHSDQDNGLLLPNDVTQQQRVYFESMGEFVCEQLAQCGIKRCPGNIMASNEACRGSIQQWLARFEKWIYAPTPKAMLNCKIYFDLRFIEGSSTLYSEFTAQLAKLKKDDLFFAAMATDINTNSVPLGLFQQLKLEKDQQQHKFLDLKRRGVVIINDLARLYALKAQIYKANTIERLDALLSSDLLNKNDVYNLKDCWRYLTQLRLNNQLEHDHLPENCIDPADLTSLEKHQLKEAFCLIKRAQQACAFKFARGSL; this comes from the coding sequence GTGACGCCAGAAATCGCTGAGGTTAAACAGTTTGTTATTAAACAAATGCCATTTAGTCAGTTACCAGAAGCCGCGAGTCATTTTTTTGCCACTCATCTTGAAGTGATTTACTTAACGCAGCAGAATCAACATCAGTGGTTGCGCAGTTCAAAGCTGTATTTATATTTAGTCCGCTCTGGTAGTTATGATCTGCTCAGTGCAAATGGAGAAGTGATAACGCGTTTAGGCGAGGGAGATTACTTTGGTTACCCCTCCTTACTGACAGGGGAGGCTATAAAAAATCAATTGAGTGTTACCAGCGCAGGTCTTGTTTACGCGCTAAAACAGACGGATTTTGACTTTTTACGACATGAATATCCGCTACTCGAACAATACTTTGTAAAAGCACATGCAAACCGCTTATTGTCTTCTCATTATAAGCAAACTCGTGACAATTGGACTGAAAAGAAGATCAGTGATGTGATGAGCAAAGGTGCAGTGGCCTTAACGCCTGATGCTCGAATTGTTGATGCGGCAAAAACCATGAGCCAACATGGGGTTTCTTCGATTATAGTCAGCGAAGATGAGCAGCTATTAGGGATAGTGACGGATAGGGATTTACGCAATCGCGTTTTGGCACAAGAGCGAGACCCAGGTGATATGCTATCTTCTATCATGACTCACTCTCCTAAGTATGTATTTGAGCATAAACGTGTTTTCTCGGCTCTTCACTTGATGCTAAAACATAATATCCACCACTTGCCCGTTTTAAACGAACACCATGTGCCACTTGGTATGCTTACGAGTACGGACTTGCTCAAGCAGCAAAAGAGCGACCCTGTACAATTAATTGGTAATATTTACAAAGCGCAAGGTGTTGCACAATTGAAGCATCTAGCGGGTGAGATCCCGCAATTACTCAAGAGTTTCGCCAATAATGTGGAAGATACTTCTTTAATTGGCAAATTATTGAGTGGTTTAAGTGATGCCCTAACAGCGCGCCTTATCGCTATCTACCAGCAGCAACATGGTCAAGCACCTTGTATATTTAGCTGGATCTGTTTTGGTTCCCAGGCAAGAGAAGAGCAAACATTGCATTCAGATCAAGATAATGGGTTGCTGTTGCCAAATGATGTAACGCAGCAGCAGCGTGTATACTTCGAGAGCATGGGGGAGTTTGTGTGTGAACAGCTTGCACAATGCGGTATTAAGCGCTGCCCAGGCAATATTATGGCCAGTAACGAGGCATGTCGAGGCTCTATACAGCAATGGTTAGCACGTTTTGAAAAATGGATATACGCGCCGACGCCTAAGGCAATGCTTAATTGTAAAATCTATTTTGATTTACGCTTTATAGAAGGGTCGAGTACGCTCTATAGCGAATTTACTGCACAGCTGGCCAAGCTGAAAAAAGATGACTTGTTTTTTGCTGCAATGGCGACGGATATCAATACAAATTCTGTACCGCTGGGGTTGTTTCAACAACTGAAACTAGAGAAAGATCAACAACAGCATAAGTTCTTAGATCTGAAACGACGAGGTGTGGTGATCATTAACGATTTGGCTCGCTTGTACGCGCTTAAAGCGCAAATATATAAAGCTAATACAATAGAGCGTTTAGACGCACTGCTTAGCAGTGACTTACTAAATAAAAACGATGTTTATAATCTTAAAGATTGTTGGCGCTATCTAACTCAGTTACGACTCAACAACCAGCTAGAGCATGACCATTTGCCAGAAAACTGTATCGATCCTGCAGACCTTACATCGCTTGAAAAGCACCAATTAAAAGAAGCGTTTTGTTTAATCAAGCGGGCACAACAGGCATGTGCTTTTAAGTTTGCTAGAGGAAGCTTGTAG
- a CDS encoding sodium:solute symporter family protein — translation MDVQTLTFIIVGLSFALYIGIAIWARAGSTQDFYVAGGGVPPFANGMATAADWMSAASFISMAGIISFAGYDGGVYLMGWTGGYVLLALCLAPYLRKFGKFTVPDFIGDRYYSQVARVVAILCAIFICFTYIAGQMRGVGVVFSRFLEVDIETGVYIGMVIVFFYAVLGGMKGITYTQVAQYCVLVFAYLVPAIFISLMMTGHLLPQTGFGATLADGSGMYVLDKLDGLSAELGFAQYTEGSKSMIDVFAITAALMVGTAGLPHVIVRFFTVPRVKDTRISAAWTLVFIAIVYTTAPAVASFARVNMIDTINGKDGSGTVYADAPTWVKNWERTGLIVFEDKNNDGKMSYSAGKVEDPNSANEVKIDRDIMVLANPEIADLPAWVIALVAAGGIAAALSTTAGLLLVISTSVSHDLLKRTLKPNISDKQELLAARLSAMVAIVISAYFGINPPGFVASVVAFAFGLAAASFFPAIIMGIFSKSMNKEGAIAGMVTGITFTAAYIIYFKFVSPELNTPANWLFGISPEGIGIVGMVVNFVVAAVVLKLTAQTPVEVQQMVESIRNPKGSSAAHAH, via the coding sequence ATGGATGTACAAACTCTCACATTTATTATTGTTGGTTTGAGCTTTGCGCTTTATATCGGCATTGCAATATGGGCAAGAGCGGGATCAACGCAAGACTTTTATGTTGCTGGTGGCGGTGTACCGCCGTTTGCAAATGGCATGGCAACCGCAGCAGACTGGATGAGTGCTGCATCGTTTATTTCTATGGCGGGGATCATCTCGTTTGCAGGTTACGATGGTGGTGTTTACCTAATGGGGTGGACTGGTGGTTATGTTTTACTAGCATTGTGCTTGGCACCTTATTTACGTAAGTTTGGCAAGTTTACTGTGCCCGACTTTATTGGCGATCGATACTACTCTCAGGTGGCGCGTGTTGTGGCCATACTGTGTGCCATATTTATCTGCTTTACTTATATTGCGGGGCAAATGCGCGGCGTTGGCGTGGTGTTTTCTCGCTTTTTAGAAGTAGACATTGAAACCGGTGTTTATATCGGCATGGTGATTGTGTTCTTCTATGCCGTACTGGGTGGTATGAAAGGGATAACCTACACACAAGTTGCGCAATATTGTGTACTGGTGTTTGCGTATCTAGTTCCCGCAATTTTTATCTCGTTGATGATGACGGGTCACTTGCTGCCACAAACAGGTTTTGGCGCTACACTGGCTGATGGCTCAGGGATGTACGTCTTAGACAAGCTTGATGGGTTAAGTGCCGAGCTCGGTTTTGCTCAGTATACTGAAGGCTCTAAGAGCATGATTGATGTGTTTGCGATTACCGCTGCATTAATGGTGGGAACAGCTGGTTTACCTCACGTTATTGTGCGCTTTTTTACTGTGCCTCGTGTTAAAGATACCCGTATATCTGCCGCTTGGACTTTGGTCTTTATTGCTATTGTATACACAACAGCACCTGCTGTTGCGTCATTTGCGCGCGTTAATATGATAGATACCATTAACGGTAAAGATGGCAGTGGTACTGTGTATGCGGATGCACCAACTTGGGTGAAAAACTGGGAAAGAACAGGGTTGATCGTATTTGAAGACAAAAACAACGACGGCAAGATGTCTTACTCGGCGGGTAAAGTAGAAGATCCAAATAGCGCTAATGAAGTGAAGATAGATCGTGACATTATGGTGTTGGCAAACCCTGAGATCGCAGATTTACCTGCTTGGGTTATCGCATTGGTCGCGGCCGGTGGTATCGCTGCGGCATTATCTACAACTGCAGGGTTGTTACTCGTTATATCCACTTCGGTATCTCATGACTTGCTCAAACGTACCCTTAAACCCAATATAAGTGATAAACAAGAGTTACTTGCCGCACGCTTGTCAGCCATGGTAGCAATTGTTATTTCAGCATATTTTGGGATTAATCCTCCTGGATTTGTAGCTTCGGTAGTTGCGTTTGCCTTCGGTTTAGCTGCAGCTAGTTTCTTCCCTGCGATTATTATGGGGATCTTCTCTAAGAGTATGAATAAAGAGGGTGCAATTGCGGGTATGGTAACAGGGATCACCTTCACTGCTGCCTATATTATTTACTTTAAGTTTGTTAGCCCAGAGCTTAACACTCCTGCGAATTGGTTATTCGGTATTTCTCCAGAGGGAATAGGTATTGTAGGTATGGTGGTGAACTTTGTGGTGGCTGCGGTAGTATTGAAATTAACTGCGCAAACACCAGTTGAAGTGCAACAAATGGTAGAAAGTATTCGTAATCCAAAAGGCTCAAGTGCTGCTCATGCGCATTAA
- a CDS encoding porin, with protein sequence MKINLLTVGCFSLSMISGFVSAETLKAYGRVHAGVQYSDISSESETSIESYASRLGFKGDTKVNDGLEIFFKYEFEVNPADNDKDGKSGENITARSQYVGMKGSLGQILIGRDDTAMKKSQGKVDMMNDFEADIKTLFAGENRLGDTIQYSTPELNHLKFVVSYIAEDNSKQKGKSGLSVAAMYGDSKLKKTPIYISVAHDEEVAGQDINRITVQGKMGNATLGGVYQQSEKVDSSSKVDSFMVSASYKIKSYKLLAQYQDSDGASGKLSDSGNATSLGVEKSLSKQARMYFWYSQFDLDNNAEQEHMALTLRYDF encoded by the coding sequence ATGAAAATAAATTTACTAACGGTTGGTTGTTTTTCCTTATCTATGATATCTGGTTTCGTCAGTGCTGAAACGTTAAAAGCATATGGTCGAGTGCACGCGGGTGTCCAATACAGTGATATATCGAGTGAGAGTGAAACCAGCATAGAAAGCTATGCTTCTCGCTTGGGTTTTAAAGGTGATACGAAAGTAAATGACGGATTAGAAATATTTTTCAAGTATGAGTTTGAAGTGAATCCAGCGGATAATGATAAAGATGGTAAAAGTGGTGAGAATATTACTGCAAGATCTCAATATGTTGGTATGAAGGGGAGTTTGGGACAAATTTTAATTGGTCGTGACGACACCGCGATGAAAAAGTCGCAGGGTAAAGTAGACATGATGAATGATTTTGAAGCGGATATTAAGACCCTGTTTGCTGGTGAAAATCGTTTGGGAGATACTATTCAATACAGCACGCCAGAGCTCAATCATTTAAAGTTTGTTGTAAGTTACATTGCTGAAGATAATAGCAAGCAAAAAGGAAAGTCTGGTTTATCGGTTGCAGCTATGTATGGTGACAGTAAATTAAAGAAAACGCCTATATATATTAGTGTTGCTCATGATGAAGAAGTGGCTGGGCAAGATATTAATCGTATCACAGTGCAAGGTAAAATGGGTAATGCAACACTTGGTGGGGTATATCAACAAAGTGAAAAAGTTGATTCAAGCAGTAAAGTCGACAGTTTTATGGTGAGTGCCTCATACAAAATAAAAAGTTACAAGTTACTTGCACAATATCAAGACTCAGACGGTGCGAGTGGTAAATTATCAGACTCTGGTAATGCAACATCTCTAGGTGTAGAAAAAAGCCTTTCAAAGCAAGCGCGTATGTATTTTTGGTACTCTCAATTTGACTTAGATAATAATGCTGAGCAAGAACATATGGCACTAACGTTACGATACGATTTTTAG
- the epd gene encoding erythrose-4-phosphate dehydrogenase, with protein sequence MTIKLAINGFGRIGRNIVRALYESGRQKEIQIVAINELADPKAVAHLLKYDTSHGRFAFDVKHQAPYLNVAGDNIQLFSEADPSLLPWQALDVDVVLECTGVFHSRQDAQKHLNAGAKKVLFSQPADADVDATIVYGINEEELAPSHTIVSNGSCTTNCIVPVIKVLDDAFGIESGAITTIHASMHDQQVIDAYHSDLRRTRAASQSIIPVDTKLARGIERILPKFHSRFEAIAVRVPTINVTAMDLSVTLNQDVDLSKVNQVLQQAASGRLEGILSYTEEPLVSVDFNHDPHSCIIDGTQTRVSHKRLVKLLVWCDNEWGFANRMLDTAAAMLAQK encoded by the coding sequence ATGACAATCAAACTGGCAATTAATGGATTTGGTCGTATTGGGCGTAACATAGTGCGCGCGTTATACGAGTCTGGACGCCAGAAAGAGATCCAAATTGTAGCGATAAATGAACTGGCAGACCCAAAAGCGGTTGCGCATCTTTTAAAATACGATACCTCGCACGGCCGTTTTGCCTTTGATGTAAAGCATCAAGCACCTTATTTAAATGTGGCGGGTGATAACATCCAACTGTTTAGCGAAGCTGATCCGAGTTTGCTTCCTTGGCAAGCACTTGATGTTGACGTTGTACTGGAATGTACTGGTGTATTTCATTCGCGCCAAGATGCACAAAAGCATCTCAACGCGGGCGCAAAAAAGGTTTTATTCTCTCAACCAGCAGACGCTGATGTTGATGCCACGATAGTGTATGGCATCAATGAAGAAGAGTTAGCGCCGTCGCATACTATCGTTTCGAATGGCTCATGTACGACTAATTGTATTGTGCCAGTGATAAAAGTACTTGATGATGCATTTGGCATTGAATCAGGCGCGATAACGACGATCCATGCCTCTATGCATGATCAACAAGTGATCGATGCATATCATAGTGATTTGCGCCGAACACGTGCTGCGAGCCAGTCAATCATTCCCGTTGATACTAAGTTAGCGCGGGGCATTGAACGTATTTTGCCTAAATTTCATAGTCGCTTTGAGGCAATTGCTGTGCGAGTTCCGACCATCAATGTGACAGCGATGGACTTGAGTGTAACGCTAAACCAAGATGTAGATTTATCGAAGGTCAATCAGGTGTTGCAGCAGGCCGCATCAGGGCGTCTTGAAGGGATCTTAAGTTATACCGAAGAGCCATTAGTCTCGGTTGATTTTAATCATGACCCACATTCTTGTATTATTGATGGTACACAAACACGAGTTAGTCATAAACGGCTAGTAAAGTTATTAGTATGGTGTGACAACGAGTGGGGGTTTGCTAATCGCATGCTCGACACCGCAGCAGCTATGTTGGCACAAAAGTAG
- a CDS encoding DUF4212 domain-containing protein: MAFKDEQQAKAYWSENLSLMFKLLAIWFVVSFGFGILLVDVLNEIRFFGFKLGFWFSQQGAIYTFVVLIFVYVFKMNALDKKYGVDE, from the coding sequence ATGGCTTTTAAAGACGAACAACAAGCAAAAGCATACTGGTCAGAAAATCTCAGTTTAATGTTCAAACTATTGGCAATTTGGTTTGTCGTGTCGTTTGGTTTTGGCATTTTGCTGGTAGATGTACTGAATGAAATCCGTTTCTTTGGGTTCAAATTAGGTTTTTGGTTTTCACAACAAGGCGCAATTTACACTTTTGTGGTTTTGATTTTTGTCTACGTATTCAAAATGAATGCATTAGATAAAAAATATGGCGTAGACGAATAA
- a CDS encoding phosphoglycerate kinase — protein sequence MSVIKMADLDLSGKRVLIREDLNVPVKEGKVTSDARIRASLPTIKLALEKGAKVMVMSHLGRPTEGEYDAQYSLQPVVDYLNDALEQNVRLVTDYLDGVEVADNEVVVFENVRFNVGEKKDDEALSKKLAALCDVYVMDAFGTAHRAQASTHGVGLFAPVACAGPLLAAELDALGKALDNPARPLVAIVGGSKVSTKLTVLDSLSKVVDQLVAGGGIANTFIAAAGHPVGKSLYEKDLIAEATKLTEAARSNDGDIPVPTDVVVGSEFSESAVATIKNVSEVTDEDMIFDIGPDTANILAQIIEHAGTVVWNGPVGVFEFDQFGNGTEAIANAIAKSNAFSIAGGGDTLAAIDKYGVADDISYISTGGGAFLEFLEGKKLPAVAMLEKRAGV from the coding sequence ATGTCAGTCATTAAAATGGCCGATTTAGATTTAAGTGGCAAACGCGTTTTAATCCGTGAAGATTTAAATGTGCCTGTTAAAGAGGGCAAAGTGACCTCTGATGCCCGCATCCGTGCATCGTTACCAACGATTAAATTAGCGCTTGAAAAAGGTGCTAAAGTGATGGTGATGTCTCACTTAGGTCGTCCTACTGAAGGTGAGTATGATGCGCAATATTCATTGCAGCCTGTTGTCGATTATTTAAATGATGCCTTAGAGCAAAATGTTCGCTTAGTGACTGATTACCTAGATGGTGTTGAAGTTGCAGATAATGAAGTGGTCGTTTTTGAAAATGTTCGCTTTAACGTGGGCGAGAAAAAAGATGATGAAGCATTGTCTAAAAAGCTAGCTGCACTGTGTGATGTGTATGTCATGGACGCATTTGGTACGGCTCACCGTGCTCAGGCGTCTACCCATGGTGTTGGTTTGTTTGCACCTGTAGCTTGTGCAGGCCCTTTATTGGCAGCTGAATTAGACGCACTAGGTAAAGCATTAGATAACCCTGCGCGCCCGTTAGTGGCGATTGTTGGTGGCTCTAAAGTATCCACTAAGCTCACTGTGCTTGATTCGCTATCAAAAGTGGTTGATCAGCTTGTTGCCGGTGGCGGTATTGCCAACACCTTTATCGCGGCTGCAGGACATCCAGTTGGTAAGTCTTTATATGAAAAAGACTTAATCGCTGAAGCAACCAAGCTAACAGAAGCTGCGCGCAGTAACGATGGCGATATCCCAGTGCCAACCGATGTTGTGGTTGGCTCAGAATTTTCAGAATCAGCTGTGGCGACTATCAAAAATGTCAGTGAAGTGACCGATGAAGATATGATTTTTGATATCGGCCCTGATACCGCAAATATATTGGCACAAATCATTGAGCATGCAGGTACTGTTGTTTGGAATGGCCCAGTTGGCGTGTTTGAGTTTGATCAGTTTGGTAATGGTACTGAAGCGATTGCAAATGCCATTGCCAAATCTAACGCATTCTCGATTGCTGGTGGTGGTGATACATTAGCTGCAATTGATAAATATGGTGTTGCAGACGATATTTCTTATATTTCTACAGGTGGCGGTGCCTTTTTAGAGTTTTTAGAAGGGAAAAAACTACCAGCAGTAGCTATGCTTGAAAAAAGAGCAGGCGTTTAA